GATGGGAGACACCCTTTCGGATGAAGCCGCTTTCACCAGAGTGATTGGTCCGGAGGTGAACCGCGAGTATATCGGCGAGGTCTATCGCTGCATGGAAGCGGTGACCGACGAGGCCATCGAAAAGCAGATGGAGGTCGAGCGGGCACGATTCAAGGTGGACGAAAACATGCCCGACAAGAATTTTCGCTATGCCGTACGTATGTACCTTGGTTTCAAGGCCTTCCTGGAGCAGGGCAACTATGCCGCATTTTCTGCCCATTTTGATGTGTTTAAAGGCGACGGGCGCTTCCAGCAGATTCCGATGCTGGCCGCATCCAACCTGATGGCCGAAGGCTACGGATACGCCGCCGAAGGGGATACCAACACCGCCAGCATGGTGGCCGCAGGCCATCTTATCGCCGATGACGCCCATTTCACCGAGATGTACGCCATGGACTTCAAGCGCCAGTCGATGCTTATGAGCCATATGGGTGAGGGGAACTGGAAGATCGCCCGCAAGGACAAGCCGGTACGGCTGGCCGACCGGGTACTCGGAATCGGTGACCTGGACAACCCGCCAACGACTGTATTCATGGCCGAACCGGGTCCGGCTACCATGGTTTCCCTGGTTCACCTTGTTGGGGAGCACTTCCGTCTGGTGGTAGCACAGGGAGAAATTCTGGATACAGAGGAGTATCCGACCATAGAAATGCCTTATTTTCACTTCAAGCCGGACAGCGGTCTGCGCATCTGCAATGACGGCTGGCTGAAGGCGGGAGGAACGCATCACCAGGTGCTGCATCTGGGTGATCAGCGGGAAAAATGGCAAATGCTTTGTAACATCCTCAACATCGAATATGTTGAGGTCTAACTACTTATATAAAATGATCGGGTGAGTAATATGGGTGTATTATCGGTAATTGACTGGGCAGTCATCGGTCTCTATTTCTTGTTGATCATAGGAATCGCCTGGTGGGTAATCAAACAGAAGACGGAAACGCCGCAGGACTTCTTTCTGGCCAGCCGTCACCTGGGATGGTTTATCGTAGGAACCTCCATTTTTGCATCAAATATCGGGTCGGAGCACCTGGTGGGCCTTTCCGGATCCGGAGCCACCGACGGTGTGGCCATGGCACATTATGAACTCCACGCCTGGTGTCTGCTGGTACTGGGTTGGGTCATGATTCCCTTTTACATCCGTGCCAAGGTGTTCACCATGCCGGAGTTTCTGGAACGACGCTTCTCCCCGCTGGCACGAACGCTGTTGTCGACGGTATCTCTTATCGCTTATGTGCTTACAAAAATTGCAGTAGGGATTTTTGCAGGCGGCGTGGTGCTGAGCGTGCTTATGCCGGAGTTGGCATTCATGGGGCTGAACAGCTTCTGGATAGGTTCGATTCTGGTTATCCTGTTCACCGGTATCTATACGGCCCTGGGCGGACTCCGGGCGGTTGCCTATACCGAGGCGGTCCAGGCACTGGTCCTTATCTTCGGCTCCCTGTTC
The Balneolales bacterium ANBcel1 DNA segment above includes these coding regions:
- a CDS encoding L-fucose/L-arabinose isomerase family protein translates to MTKKSLKRKPSIGILGIMQELYDKDLPGITERQEGYARQVMDQLADVADFTFPRAARNRDDIEEILGGFNHQGLDGVMIIMLTYGPGMRTVKALQKNRLPVLLANIQPVPEVTTDWDMADLTYNQGIHGAQDTANALLRTCGENFEVISADWKSDEFREYVDHWARAAHAATELSRMKVAAIGKMHGMGDTLSDEAAFTRVIGPEVNREYIGEVYRCMEAVTDEAIEKQMEVERARFKVDENMPDKNFRYAVRMYLGFKAFLEQGNYAAFSAHFDVFKGDGRFQQIPMLAASNLMAEGYGYAAEGDTNTASMVAAGHLIADDAHFTEMYAMDFKRQSMLMSHMGEGNWKIARKDKPVRLADRVLGIGDLDNPPTTVFMAEPGPATMVSLVHLVGEHFRLVVAQGEILDTEEYPTIEMPYFHFKPDSGLRICNDGWLKAGGTHHQVLHLGDQREKWQMLCNILNIEYVEV